A genomic region of Methanothermobacter thermautotrophicus str. Delta H contains the following coding sequences:
- the cmr1 gene encoding type III-B CRISPR module RAMP protein Cmr1 produces the protein MGGPRTFNIELQILNEIFTGGPERRSEVIRDTGLIGSLRWWYEALIRGVGGTACDPSQGPPCEERLHCDACELFGCSGWSRKFIFRSREESDKTLKVQITELRRMEDVELALLNKTLSIIENYGAIGGKLAHRKYGIIKIKENDLRDFTLEKSMLQGYLRREGPHVDNPNLKRFIFIKNPNFQLVKRLKNDCRFLKGSSNRGKRYFNKDPPGSRLFAYANEDEYPRLCECAGEEAKTGEEVLGGLI, from the coding sequence ATGGGAGGACCCAGAACATTCAATATTGAACTCCAGATTTTAAATGAGATATTCACAGGGGGCCCTGAAAGAAGATCAGAAGTTATAAGAGATACTGGACTCATAGGAAGTCTCAGATGGTGGTATGAAGCACTTATCAGGGGTGTCGGAGGGACTGCCTGCGATCCTTCACAGGGTCCACCATGTGAAGAAAGGTTACACTGCGATGCCTGTGAACTATTCGGATGCAGTGGCTGGTCCAGAAAGTTCATATTCCGATCCCGTGAAGAATCAGATAAGACCCTCAAAGTACAGATCACTGAACTTAGAAGAATGGAAGATGTGGAGTTAGCCCTCCTCAATAAAACATTAAGTATAATAGAAAATTACGGTGCCATCGGAGGCAAACTTGCCCATAGGAAGTACGGTATCATAAAGATAAAAGAAAATGACCTTCGTGATTTCACACTTGAGAAATCAATGCTGCAGGGTTACCTCCGAAGGGAGGGTCCCCACGTTGATAACCCCAATTTAAAAAGATTCATTTTTATTAAAAACCCAAACTTCCAGCTCGTAAAGAGGCTCAAAAATGATTGCCGCTTCCTGAAGGGGTCCAGTAATAGGGGTAAGCGTTACTTCAACAAAGATCCACCAGGAAGTCGACTTTTTGCCTATGCAAATGAAGATGAATATCCCAGACTCTGTGAATGTGCAGGTGAAGAAGCAAAGACTGGAGAAGAAGTTTTAGGGGGGCTTATTTGA
- a CDS encoding type II toxin-antitoxin system HicB family antitoxin: MYKLELPISIEREGNWFIAICEPFNVVSRGKSEESAVENLKEALELFLNDEDVLRQYSTKIKKFVVPKKEQYVSVEIHDWEDTAPIRSGSL, translated from the coding sequence ATGTACAAATTAGAACTCCCCATATCAATTGAAAGAGAAGGAAACTGGTTCATTGCAATCTGCGAGCCATTTAATGTGGTCAGTCGAGGTAAAAGTGAGGAAAGTGCAGTAGAAAATCTTAAAGAGGCCCTTGAGTTATTTTTAAATGATGAGGATGTTCTGAGACAATATTCTACCAAGATCAAGAAATTCGTGGTGCCAAAAAAGGAGCAGTATGTGAGTGTTGAAATACATGACTGGGAGGATACCGCCCCTATCAGGAGTGGAAGTCTGTAA
- a CDS encoding CRISPR-associated protein Csx11 translates to MSNIKNIRKRRKEVLLGEIGALLHDIGKLHPNFIGTNSIEKMPPRFFHANIDDFLKTELISALKAFEDLEINVEPIRIYNIISEHHRNNVLQGCDRKDSADDKGIVRRKQSITDTVISSPFGYPKEKIHLNCLQKEFDDLQTILVRLFKYYISGVVNLSLFRRMLMKEAQVFFSHGLGETRIPSNDVTLWDHSYSTASRFKSILVANLCGADIKDPELRIFGIFWNGIEFINKGRKIAEIKARKEIIERIKEKLKGKFEDEIPVGNSIYEDINGICFTFPEFDRAEELANQCAKEALKIFLEESENELWPFFTLSKPSKTLTVLASELKFASSRRVYPKITPALFIDKKQKKIIADNPEMPIPQEGEDICPLCRLRAKPIEKERCEICSERIRGRLANWSNKKENTIWIDEVADKNNRIALIALNFDLDKWFDGTMVGTIYSQTYKDWKHSKKWEKKNVKKNANSVLNGPIEAIKDHVYKILNYILENEDSNEEKAAKLLDTFFEEEIGLRNKKDLKKEFKNHLQNIRENIGADLNKENLATYLFTQNPSPARLYRIWKETEEFFDLLINKITDIYAYRWKRIGFSIDTHELKGRLKEEYKNIKELEKGSLIIKISGLDPETLLVFHDRNGEFYTIESLGKFKFKNKVGEEAVKEALKQGIKHLAPEDEPEKNLIEVGKTIKTEDNLYFEKYYPLIEINRSPLSLRFIVPALDSVKIIEMIAELYNKRFEKVLGKLPLNLKLLVAKRKFPLYILLEAEKRMLKDEEFKKQTPMDPWWSVERLDEHYNFYPIKPANGEKYTLDDLSRLSRGKIFYLYPGYFDFELLSATTDRYNICYEGKKRGHEDHRLFSGRPLYFHQIPQILELWDLLSSNLSNSQINFIEKALTSKLREWKNVKDANKENTFRIFAETTLKDAFGHKWDGLREENRFFLISSSINMLLLDTINLFTHVTGCLKDE, encoded by the coding sequence ATGAGCAACATTAAAAATATCAGAAAAAGAAGAAAAGAAGTATTGCTAGGAGAAATAGGAGCCCTGCTCCATGACATCGGCAAACTCCATCCAAATTTTATCGGGACCAACTCTATAGAGAAGATGCCCCCTAGATTCTTTCATGCAAATATTGATGATTTTTTGAAAACAGAACTGATATCAGCTCTAAAAGCATTTGAGGACCTGGAGATTAATGTTGAGCCAATAAGAATATACAACATTATCAGCGAACATCATAGAAATAACGTTTTACAAGGATGTGATCGTAAAGATTCCGCGGATGACAAGGGTATTGTAAGGAGAAAACAGTCCATAACGGATACTGTTATATCATCACCATTTGGTTACCCTAAAGAAAAAATCCATCTGAATTGTCTCCAGAAAGAGTTTGATGATCTGCAGACAATCCTTGTAAGACTTTTTAAATATTACATCTCTGGAGTTGTGAATTTAAGCCTTTTTAGAAGGATGCTAATGAAAGAAGCCCAGGTGTTTTTTTCTCATGGTCTTGGAGAGACAAGAATTCCATCCAATGATGTCACTCTATGGGATCATTCATATTCAACTGCATCCCGGTTTAAGTCTATTCTGGTAGCAAATCTTTGCGGAGCAGATATAAAAGATCCAGAACTGAGGATATTCGGAATATTCTGGAATGGAATAGAATTCATAAACAAAGGGAGGAAAATTGCAGAAATTAAAGCAAGAAAGGAAATCATTGAGAGAATAAAAGAAAAACTAAAAGGAAAGTTTGAGGATGAGATTCCCGTTGGAAATTCAATCTATGAAGATATAAATGGGATTTGTTTCACCTTCCCGGAGTTTGACCGGGCGGAAGAACTCGCAAATCAATGTGCGAAAGAAGCTTTGAAGATTTTTTTAGAGGAGAGTGAAAATGAATTGTGGCCTTTTTTCACTTTGAGCAAACCCTCAAAGACGCTTACAGTACTTGCCAGTGAACTTAAATTCGCATCCTCCAGACGTGTTTACCCGAAAATAACCCCCGCACTTTTTATCGATAAAAAACAAAAAAAGATAATAGCTGATAATCCAGAGATGCCAATCCCCCAGGAAGGAGAAGATATTTGCCCCCTTTGCAGGTTAAGGGCAAAACCTATTGAGAAAGAGAGATGTGAGATTTGCAGTGAAAGAATACGGGGAAGATTGGCAAACTGGAGTAACAAAAAAGAAAACACTATCTGGATAGATGAGGTGGCAGATAAAAACAACAGGATTGCTTTAATTGCATTAAACTTTGACCTTGATAAATGGTTTGACGGGACAATGGTCGGAACCATCTATTCACAGACCTACAAGGACTGGAAACACAGCAAGAAGTGGGAAAAGAAAAATGTAAAGAAAAATGCAAATAGTGTTCTAAATGGTCCAATTGAAGCCATCAAGGATCATGTTTATAAGATACTAAATTATATATTGGAAAATGAAGATTCAAATGAGGAGAAAGCAGCTAAATTATTAGATACTTTCTTCGAAGAAGAGATAGGTCTAAGAAATAAAAAAGACCTTAAAAAAGAATTTAAAAACCATCTTCAGAATATAAGAGAGAATATAGGAGCCGATCTGAACAAAGAGAACCTTGCCACTTATCTTTTCACCCAGAACCCGTCTCCTGCTCGATTATACAGGATCTGGAAAGAAACAGAGGAATTCTTTGACCTGCTAATTAACAAGATAACTGACATTTACGCTTACCGCTGGAAAAGGATAGGATTTTCCATAGATACCCATGAATTAAAAGGCCGATTAAAGGAAGAGTACAAGAATATCAAGGAGCTGGAAAAAGGTTCCCTGATCATTAAGATAAGCGGGTTAGATCCGGAAACACTTCTTGTTTTTCACGACAGAAACGGAGAATTTTACACCATAGAATCCCTTGGAAAGTTCAAGTTCAAGAATAAAGTCGGAGAAGAAGCAGTTAAAGAAGCACTAAAACAGGGTATTAAACATCTGGCCCCAGAGGATGAACCAGAAAAAAACCTGATAGAGGTCGGAAAAACAATAAAAACTGAGGACAATCTTTATTTCGAAAAATATTACCCGTTAATTGAAATAAACAGATCCCCCCTATCTCTTCGATTCATAGTCCCTGCTCTGGATTCAGTGAAAATCATAGAAATGATAGCAGAGTTATACAATAAAAGATTCGAAAAGGTGCTGGGAAAACTGCCATTGAATCTTAAACTTCTCGTGGCGAAAAGAAAGTTCCCACTTTACATTCTCCTCGAAGCAGAGAAAAGAATGCTCAAAGATGAAGAATTCAAAAAACAGACACCTATGGATCCTTGGTGGAGTGTAGAGAGGCTGGATGAACATTACAATTTTTATCCAATAAAACCAGCGAATGGAGAAAAATACACCCTCGATGATCTATCACGACTATCCAGAGGTAAAATTTTCTACCTCTACCCTGGCTATTTTGACTTTGAACTGCTCTCAGCAACGACCGACAGGTACAACATATGCTATGAGGGTAAAAAGAGAGGTCATGAGGATCACAGATTGTTTTCAGGAAGACCCCTTTACTTCCATCAGATCCCACAAATACTTGAATTATGGGATTTATTATCCAGCAACCTTTCTAATTCTCAAATAAATTTCATTGAAAAGGCGCTCACCTCAAAATTAAGGGAATGGAAAAACGTTAAAGATGCGAATAAGGAAAATACATTCAGAATATTCGCAGAAACAACATTAAAGGATGCATTTGGACATAAATGGGATGGATTAAGAGAAGAAAACAGATTCTTCCTCATATCCTCCTCAATTAACATGCTTTTACTTGATACCATCAATCTCTTCACTCATGTTACGGGGTGCCTGAAAGATGAATAG
- a CDS encoding RAMP superfamily CRISPR-associated protein → MNLDGVYDFYLHEKEGGIEEPKRKIMDAVAGDHKDDFKTFYPSPDDLNYLPMNSVLIGFQFTLKKPYTSRGESKFSENLIVRDQFTGLCMVRPSTWKGNLRFAATKLMGPKNSIIIRLFGSNPDSEDMIKGRLYFFPTFFKEGAENDVITPLKRETRTPARGPIPLEVMKPGTKGDFYLLYVPYLGNENFGDEIKEDLKLIAEALKLMFYTYGFSAKRTSGFGVIEKQLEGKLWMRGGVSKNFSNLHELSEILDGYGYEQH, encoded by the coding sequence TTGAATTTAGATGGGGTATATGACTTCTATCTTCATGAAAAAGAGGGTGGAATCGAAGAACCAAAAAGAAAGATTATGGATGCTGTGGCTGGTGATCATAAAGATGACTTCAAAACATTTTATCCCTCCCCCGATGATCTGAATTATCTTCCCATGAACTCAGTTCTCATCGGATTCCAGTTCACTCTTAAGAAACCCTACACGAGTAGAGGTGAATCAAAATTTTCAGAAAACCTCATTGTGAGGGACCAGTTCACAGGTCTCTGCATGGTGAGACCATCCACATGGAAGGGGAACCTTAGATTCGCAGCCACAAAATTAATGGGCCCCAAAAATTCCATTATCATAAGACTTTTTGGTTCAAATCCTGATAGCGAGGACATGATAAAAGGCAGACTTTATTTTTTCCCTACCTTTTTCAAAGAAGGTGCAGAAAATGATGTAATAACACCATTAAAAAGAGAGACCCGGACTCCGGCGAGGGGGCCAATACCTCTTGAGGTTATGAAACCCGGCACCAAAGGAGATTTCTACCTTCTCTACGTCCCTTATCTAGGAAACGAAAATTTTGGAGATGAGATTAAAGAGGATCTGAAACTTATCGCGGAAGCTTTAAAATTAATGTTCTATACCTACGGGTTTTCGGCAAAAAGAACATCTGGATTCGGGGTAATAGAAAAGCAACTGGAAGGAAAGTTGTGGATGAGAGGAGGTGTCTCTAAGAATTTCTCAAACTTGCATGAGCTATCAGAGATTTTGGATGGTTATGGGTATGAGCAACATTAA
- a CDS encoding GDP-mannose 4,6-dehydratase: MKSALITGITGQDGAYLAKFLLEKGYEVYGIYRRLSTPNFWRLQYLEIFDRINLVPADLTDEFSLLESLKISDADEVYHLAAQSFVGTSFEQPTSTAHVTGVAVTSMLEAIRHYNPHIRFYQASSSEIYGDGHTTILNENSPFKPSSPYAAAKLYGYWMTRIYREGYDIFACNGILFNHESPLRGLEFVTRKISNTAAKIALGLEDELLLGNLDAKRDWGYAPDYVEAMHMMLQHKEPDDFVIATAETHTVREFCEKSFEELGLDWQDYVKVDKRFFRPLDVNYLCGDYSKARENLGWQPKTKFEELVKIMVREDLERWERWQNGEKFPWDASNYPDETKLITRALRS, translated from the coding sequence ATGAAGAGTGCTTTGATTACAGGAATAACTGGTCAGGATGGGGCTTATCTGGCAAAATTTCTCTTGGAAAAGGGCTATGAGGTTTATGGAATTTACAGAAGGCTTTCAACTCCTAATTTCTGGAGACTTCAGTACCTTGAAATATTTGATAGAATTAATCTCGTACCCGCAGATCTGACTGATGAGTTCTCACTTCTAGAATCACTTAAAATATCTGATGCAGATGAAGTATACCATCTTGCTGCACAGAGCTTTGTTGGAACATCATTCGAACAGCCTACGAGTACAGCACATGTTACCGGTGTTGCTGTTACAAGCATGCTTGAAGCAATAAGACATTATAATCCCCATATAAGATTCTATCAAGCCTCAAGCAGTGAGATATATGGGGATGGTCACACCACAATCCTTAATGAAAACTCTCCATTTAAGCCATCGAGTCCCTATGCAGCTGCAAAACTTTATGGGTACTGGATGACCAGAATCTACAGAGAAGGATACGACATTTTTGCTTGTAATGGAATACTCTTTAACCATGAAAGTCCGCTACGTGGCCTTGAGTTTGTCACAAGGAAAATTTCGAATACCGCTGCAAAAATAGCCCTTGGACTTGAAGATGAGCTCCTTCTCGGAAATCTTGATGCGAAGAGGGACTGGGGTTATGCACCTGATTATGTTGAGGCTATGCACATGATGCTCCAGCACAAAGAGCCTGATGACTTCGTAATAGCTACAGCAGAGACTCATACTGTTAGGGAGTTCTGTGAAAAAAGTTTCGAGGAACTTGGTCTCGACTGGCAGGATTATGTTAAAGTGGACAAGAGATTTTTCAGACCTCTTGATGTTAATTATCTCTGTGGTGATTACTCAAAGGCCAGAGAAAACCTTGGTTGGCAACCTAAAACCAAATTTGAAGAACTTGTGAAGATCATGGTTAGAGAGGATCTTGAAAGATGGGAAAGGTGGCAGAACGGAGAAAAATTCCCCTGGGACGCGTCAAATTATCCTGATGAAACAAAATTGATAACGAGGGCACTGAGATCATGA
- the cmr4 gene encoding type III-B CRISPR module RAMP protein Cmr4, whose protein sequence is MNRSLEPEKVYARALDPVHIGAGGYRLGRADNTIVREPSTDIPKIPGTSIAGVTREFYTAYLAENEFGDKSAEEKRKRAEEKAKSIFGDENKKGVLRFYDGQILFFPVSSVRGTVWITTEQLFNYWCVKDEKISYEDENKVYAIRGELNGRLNLGWLLFEVNSEKKEDVDLPDEINEWIKRAVIVPENLFSPIVNDNLEVRTSVRIDPETGTAVEGALFTYEAIPRGTIFGFEIATEKDEKRKEVLNAVSPYLKYLGIGGMVTRGFGRLELAAEHSEDEQVGTDVKP, encoded by the coding sequence ATGAATAGATCTTTAGAGCCTGAGAAAGTATATGCAAGAGCCCTTGACCCCGTCCATATAGGGGCAGGTGGTTACAGACTGGGAAGAGCAGATAACACAATTGTAAGGGAACCATCGACGGATATTCCAAAAATACCTGGAACCTCGATTGCAGGAGTTACAAGAGAGTTCTACACAGCATACCTGGCGGAGAATGAGTTCGGAGATAAAAGTGCTGAAGAAAAGAGAAAACGTGCAGAAGAAAAGGCTAAATCTATCTTTGGCGATGAAAACAAAAAAGGCGTTCTACGATTCTATGATGGACAGATATTATTCTTCCCTGTCTCCTCAGTCAGGGGCACAGTATGGATCACAACAGAACAACTTTTTAACTACTGGTGTGTAAAAGACGAAAAAATAAGCTATGAAGATGAAAATAAGGTCTATGCGATCAGAGGGGAGCTGAACGGAAGATTGAATCTTGGCTGGTTACTTTTCGAAGTGAACTCAGAAAAAAAGGAAGATGTTGATTTACCAGATGAGATAAATGAATGGATAAAAAGGGCTGTCATAGTACCTGAAAATTTATTCTCTCCGATTGTAAATGATAATCTTGAAGTGAGAACATCCGTACGGATAGATCCCGAAACCGGAACGGCAGTGGAAGGGGCATTGTTCACTTATGAGGCGATACCCAGGGGGACCATCTTTGGATTTGAAATTGCCACTGAGAAAGATGAAAAGAGAAAGGAAGTATTAAATGCTGTCTCACCATACCTTAAATATCTCGGGATAGGTGGAATGGTTACAAGGGGATTCGGCAGGCTTGAATTAGCTGCAGAACATTCTGAAGATGAACAGGTGGGAACTGATGTTAAACCTTGA
- a CDS encoding type II toxin-antitoxin system HicA family toxin gives MTGRIPPLSGVEVCKALQKDGFKNAGGKGSHRKLKKVDKEVRLLLSHFMTKLHQRL, from the coding sequence ATGACTGGGAGGATACCGCCCCTATCAGGAGTGGAAGTCTGTAAAGCTCTCCAGAAGGATGGTTTCAAGAATGCAGGTGGAAAAGGAAGTCACAGGAAACTTAAAAAAGTAGATAAAGAGGTCCGGTTGTTATTGTCCCACTTCATGACGAAATTGCACCAAAGACTCTGA
- a CDS encoding glycosyltransferase family 2 protein codes for MTFLIPAYNEEKSIGPLIDRIKMLCPDSEIIVVDNNSSDRTSEIATSRGVRVIFEGKQGKANAMVAAFRNTRTEYAVMMDADLTYLPDDSRVLVEVLKAEGADVVLGSRLNGEKEDGAISRINTVGNHILSFTASILYSPVSDVCTGHWAFNRRAIRHILEEGLNYSGFELEAEMFSKLARAGLKIVEVPITYRKRSDEPKLSSFTDGFKIFRTLVLERLR; via the coding sequence GTGACCTTTCTGATTCCAGCATATAATGAGGAAAAATCAATAGGGCCCCTTATTGACAGGATAAAAATGCTTTGTCCTGACTCAGAGATCATCGTGGTTGATAATAATTCCTCTGACAGGACCTCTGAGATTGCTACTTCCCGTGGCGTGAGGGTCATCTTTGAGGGAAAGCAGGGAAAGGCCAATGCCATGGTTGCAGCCTTCAGGAATACCCGTACTGAATACGCGGTTATGATGGACGCGGATTTAACATATCTACCCGATGACTCCAGGGTCCTTGTTGAGGTCCTCAAAGCCGAAGGTGCGGATGTCGTCCTTGGATCCAGATTAAATGGTGAAAAGGAGGATGGTGCGATATCCCGCATAAACACTGTCGGGAATCATATACTGAGTTTCACAGCATCCATCCTCTACAGCCCTGTGAGTGATGTGTGCACCGGGCACTGGGCCTTCAATAGGAGAGCAATACGTCACATTCTTGAGGAGGGTCTCAATTATTCGGGTTTTGAACTTGAGGCTGAGATGTTCTCAAAACTTGCCAGGGCAGGTCTCAAGATAGTTGAGGTCCCCATAACCTACAGGAAGAGGTCTGATGAACCCAAACTCTCATCATTCACTGATGGCTTCAAGATATTCAGGACACTTGTACTTGAGAGGTTGAGGTAG
- a CDS encoding glycosyltransferase family A protein: MLLDNTGGRFRSAAEALNHGAVMASGDVFIFTHQDVEVSPEELRQMESYSESNEELGVAGAAGVSAPFRVFSNMKHGDPPVNVGRRINGPVKVQTVDECLFMIPADVFRRYRFDEETCTGWHLYAVDYCLTVLAKGYDVCAIPVSAYHGSPGYSISEDYYSTMELIIRKHRTPIICTSLGFYTPYLPMAIQRGFREFLIRRSIKR, encoded by the coding sequence ATTCTCCTGGATAACACGGGGGGCAGGTTCAGATCAGCGGCTGAGGCTCTCAATCATGGTGCGGTGATGGCATCGGGTGATGTTTTTATATTCACCCACCAGGACGTTGAGGTTTCACCGGAGGAACTCCGCCAGATGGAGTCCTATTCAGAATCTAATGAGGAGCTGGGGGTGGCCGGCGCTGCCGGTGTTTCCGCCCCATTCAGGGTGTTCTCAAACATGAAACATGGGGATCCGCCGGTGAATGTGGGGAGGAGGATAAATGGACCCGTTAAAGTCCAGACCGTGGATGAGTGCCTCTTCATGATCCCTGCTGATGTTTTCAGGAGATACAGATTTGATGAGGAGACATGCACCGGATGGCACCTTTACGCTGTTGATTACTGCCTCACGGTGCTTGCGAAAGGGTATGATGTCTGTGCCATACCTGTAAGTGCGTACCATGGATCACCTGGTTATTCCATCTCGGAAGATTACTATAGCACCATGGAACTCATAATCAGGAAACACCGTACCCCAATCATCTGCACATCCCTTGGATTCTACACACCATATCTACCAATGGCAATTCAAAGGGGTTTCAGGGAGTTCCTTATAAGAAGATCCATAAAAAGGTAA
- a CDS encoding D-glucuronyl C5-epimerase family protein produces the protein MRNIFLLAVLAAVLISPAYADDPQEVNSTQLLENSSSQNASVTLENHLNRSYYLDNYSKLLEDALRKNREIRSSLYSMYRRTGDRRYYVAYIDAGYAVGVFQRIKAKRPLRSDEKIIEIKTIQANNAYFSRSLSPSKSYVAIVFGNRSSYYRNFPSEYMSSLPFSYYKYKGWNIYPVLTSNLAGASNDSMFLEILDEQKLMVSFRTYRGMKYAVFPMYFDYCGSGAGWLDSFAQGNLAGHYARAYRLTGDPEYLKISDALINSFRAPAGLVKSTKYGNFYLHYNFMRQHYILNAHLICTLGLHRAYTYTGNTRALMLFREGVSTFRAMHRRFDSGRWTYYAVDGGSYRPAWLASEGYHRLHVQLANSLWKATGDSYYRSIALRWNSYLKRKGLKPERI, from the coding sequence ATGAGGAATATATTTCTACTAGCTGTCCTTGCAGCCGTACTCATATCACCGGCATATGCGGATGACCCCCAGGAGGTAAACAGCACGCAGCTCCTGGAGAACAGCAGCAGCCAGAATGCATCGGTGACCCTTGAGAACCACCTCAACAGGTCATACTACCTCGACAATTACAGCAAACTCCTGGAAGATGCCCTCAGGAAGAACCGGGAGATCCGTAGCAGCCTCTACTCCATGTACAGGCGTACCGGTGACAGGCGCTACTATGTCGCCTACATCGATGCCGGCTACGCTGTGGGTGTATTCCAGAGGATCAAGGCAAAGAGGCCCCTCAGGAGTGATGAGAAGATCATCGAGATAAAGACGATACAGGCAAACAACGCCTACTTCTCACGCAGCCTGTCACCATCAAAGAGTTACGTCGCCATCGTATTCGGGAACAGGTCATCATACTACAGGAACTTCCCATCAGAGTACATGAGCAGCCTCCCCTTCAGTTACTACAAATACAAGGGGTGGAACATCTACCCTGTACTCACATCAAACCTTGCAGGTGCAAGCAATGATAGCATGTTCCTGGAGATCCTTGATGAGCAGAAACTGATGGTGAGCTTCAGGACCTACAGGGGTATGAAGTACGCTGTCTTCCCCATGTACTTTGACTACTGTGGTTCCGGGGCAGGGTGGCTTGACAGCTTCGCCCAGGGAAACCTGGCCGGCCACTACGCCAGGGCATACAGACTCACAGGTGACCCTGAATACCTTAAAATCTCAGATGCCCTCATAAACAGTTTCAGGGCACCAGCAGGCCTTGTTAAATCAACGAAGTACGGAAACTTCTACCTGCACTACAACTTCATGAGGCAGCACTACATACTGAACGCCCACCTCATATGTACCCTGGGACTCCACAGGGCATACACCTATACCGGGAACACCAGGGCCCTCATGCTCTTCAGGGAGGGTGTTTCAACCTTCAGGGCAATGCACCGGAGGTTCGACAGTGGCCGCTGGACCTACTATGCCGTGGATGGGGGGTCCTACAGGCCGGCCTGGCTGGCAAGTGAGGGCTACCACAGGCTCCATGTGCAGCTTGCAAACAGTCTGTGGAAGGCGACCGGTGACAGCTACTACAGGAGTATTGCACTGAGATGGAACAGTTACCTTAAGAGGAAGGGACTCAAACCCGAAAGGATATAA
- a CDS encoding glycosyltransferase family 4 protein produces MRIAFVYDGAYPWIKGGVEKRVYEIGRRLAERGHDVHWYCVGWWLPDNGERTIEIDGIKYHAVCEPLEIYVNGRRSIKAAIKFSISLTRPLLREKFDIIDCQQFPYFSCFSAKLASLVNKSSLIITVLEYWGDYWYEYLGKVGIFGKIVERLTFNLTSDYITISSHVRNYLSFCKDSIHIVPDGVPFNKIRKIKPSSEKANLIFVGRLIKHKNVDVLLKALHLLRDDGFKLTCIIIGDGPEKENLMKITRDLGLEAQVKFMGRVPSDDEVYKYMKSCNIFVFPSSREGAGLVTLEANAAGLPVITTNHKLNASRELINGKNGVLFNLDPHDLKEKIILIMNEHEKLRKDCIKFAESYSWDKIADLTENVYLEVLK; encoded by the coding sequence ATGAGAATAGCATTTGTTTATGATGGTGCCTATCCATGGATCAAGGGCGGTGTGGAAAAGAGGGTCTATGAGATTGGAAGAAGGCTCGCTGAGAGGGGACATGATGTCCACTGGTACTGTGTGGGGTGGTGGCTGCCAGATAATGGGGAAAGAACCATTGAGATTGATGGTATAAAATACCATGCAGTCTGTGAACCACTTGAAATATATGTGAATGGCAGAAGATCAATAAAGGCAGCCATCAAATTTTCCATAAGTCTAACAAGACCTCTTTTAAGGGAGAAATTTGATATCATAGACTGTCAGCAGTTTCCATATTTTTCATGTTTTTCTGCAAAATTGGCTTCATTAGTTAATAAATCCTCCCTCATCATAACAGTTCTGGAGTACTGGGGGGACTACTGGTATGAGTATCTTGGCAAGGTTGGGATTTTTGGTAAAATCGTAGAGAGGTTGACTTTCAATTTAACATCAGATTACATAACTATATCCTCCCATGTTAGGAACTATCTGAGCTTTTGTAAGGATTCCATACACATTGTGCCTGATGGAGTTCCCTTCAATAAAATAAGAAAAATTAAACCTTCTTCTGAGAAAGCAAATTTGATCTTTGTTGGACGTCTAATTAAGCACAAAAACGTGGATGTGCTCTTAAAGGCACTTCATTTACTCAGAGACGACGGATTTAAGCTAACGTGTATTATAATTGGTGATGGTCCTGAAAAGGAAAACCTGATGAAAATCACGAGAGATCTTGGTCTTGAAGCCCAGGTCAAGTTCATGGGTAGAGTTCCCTCTGATGATGAAGTATATAAGTATATGAAATCTTGTAATATCTTTGTTTTTCCATCTTCAAGAGAAGGGGCTGGTTTGGTCACCTTAGAAGCAAATGCCGCTGGATTACCTGTGATAACAACTAACCATAAACTTAATGCTAGCCGAGAACTTATCAACGGAAAAAATGGTGTTCTATTTAATCTAGATCCTCATGATCTGAAGGAAAAGATAATTTTAATAATGAATGAACATGAAAAATTAAGAAAAGACTGTATAAAATTCGCAGAGAGTTATAGCTGGGATAAAATTGCTGATTTAACTGAAAATGTTTATTTAGAGGTTTTAAAATGA